The proteins below are encoded in one region of Lactuca sativa cultivar Salinas chromosome 3, Lsat_Salinas_v11, whole genome shotgun sequence:
- the LOC111885317 gene encoding homeobox-leucine zipper protein ATHB-13, with protein sequence MSFLPPEPMFFGYEDDHHPPHDFQGVQTLLMRRSMSYSGIDRCEETRGHGAADDDMSEDDGSQLGEKKRRLNLEQVKALEKSFELGNKLEPERKSQLARALGLQPRQVAIWFQNRRARWKTKQLEKDYDILKRQFESVKADNDALKNLNKKLHAELLAVKGGDQSNGVRPINLNKETEGSWSNGSENSCDLNTVAGTMTPSEESPIFYTQISNNMYPTMSSMGQNSSGLTQFLQNSSTTDLLSQRLNQTVGNEGFCNMFNGIEDQQAFWPWPEQHPQHLH encoded by the exons ATGTCCTTCCTCCCACCTGAACCCATGTTTTTTGGCTATGAAGATGACCACCACCCTCCTCATGACTTCCAAG GTGTTCAGACACTCTTGATGAGAAGATCCATGTCTTATTCCGGGATAGACAGGTGTGAAGAAACGCGAGGTCATGGTGCAGCCGATGATGACATGTCCGAAGACGATGGATCGCAGCTTGGAGAGAAGAAGAGAAGGTTAAATTTGGAACAAGTTAAAGCTCTTGAAAAGAGCTTTGAATTAGGTAATAAGCTCGAACCCGAAAGGAAAAGTCAACTCGCTAGGGCTCTTGGGTTGCAACCAAGGCAAGTCGCCATATGGTTTCAAAACCGAAGGGCTCGATGGAAGACCAAACAATTGGAGAAAGATTACGATATCTTGAAGAGACAGTTTGAGTCTGTGAAAGCTGATAATGATGCTCTCAAGAACCTAAACAAGAAACTTCATGCAGAG TTATTGGCTGTAAAAGGTGGAGATCAATCAAATGGGGTTAGACCCATAAATCTAAACAAAGAAACAGAAGGATCATGGAGTAATGGAAGTGAAAACAGCTGCGATCTCAACACAGTAGCAGGCACCATGACACCATCGGAAGAGAGCCCGATATTTTACACACAAATATCGAACAACATGTACCCTACAATGTCATCTATGGGTCAAAATTCATCGGGTCTAACACAATTCCTACAAAATTCTTCAACAACAGATCTTCTTAGCCAACGATTAAACCAAACAGTTGGAAACGAAGGCTTCTGTAACATGTTCAATGGTATTGAAGATCAACAGGCTTTTTGGCCATGGCCGGAGCAGCATCCTCAACATCTTCATTGA